From one Bordetella genomosp. 9 genomic stretch:
- the gspL gene encoding type II secretion system protein GspL, whose amino-acid sequence MKTVLRLALPPLRALNPDMRVAFVLLDRERRILREGELPLREIAAVTPAARVEAVLHPLDTVDTFITLPPLRGDRLQAAAVAQVEPLTLSSTDDLAIAFGPRDDAGRAPVAWTDRAVLVRGWTALAEAGFDVAALYPTRVAAPQAGADESAGIAPLGLPADARWRQASPAWSLALPELRPAMRGGQRWRAPLAWAAAALAVWLIGLNIHAAQLAGEGAALRQTMISRVADAFPDLPVIVDPLKQAQQRVDALRAARGAASDDDFMPLALAAATLLPAGTLQLAALSYQDGQLTIDVDDNGRPPPPANGAPQRQATAMGLALEATRTGWKLMPARLAGARTDRGRVAQERQP is encoded by the coding sequence TTGAAGACCGTCCTGCGCCTGGCCCTGCCGCCGCTGCGCGCCCTGAACCCCGACATGCGCGTCGCCTTCGTCCTGCTGGACCGCGAACGCCGCATCCTGCGCGAAGGCGAACTGCCCCTGCGCGAGATCGCCGCCGTCACGCCGGCCGCGCGTGTCGAGGCCGTGCTGCATCCCCTGGATACCGTCGATACCTTCATCACGTTGCCGCCGCTGCGTGGCGACCGCCTGCAGGCCGCTGCGGTTGCGCAGGTCGAACCGCTGACGTTGTCGTCAACGGATGACCTGGCCATCGCCTTCGGTCCCCGCGATGACGCGGGCCGCGCGCCCGTCGCCTGGACCGATCGCGCGGTGCTCGTGCGCGGCTGGACCGCGCTGGCCGAAGCGGGTTTCGATGTGGCGGCCCTCTATCCCACCCGTGTCGCGGCCCCCCAGGCCGGGGCCGACGAATCGGCTGGCATCGCGCCGCTGGGCCTGCCCGCCGATGCGCGCTGGCGGCAGGCATCGCCCGCATGGTCGCTGGCGCTGCCCGAACTGCGGCCCGCGATGCGCGGCGGGCAGCGTTGGCGCGCGCCACTGGCATGGGCGGCGGCAGCACTGGCGGTCTGGCTGATCGGACTGAATATCCATGCCGCGCAACTGGCCGGCGAAGGCGCCGCATTGCGGCAAACGATGATCAGCCGCGTCGCCGATGCATTCCCCGATCTTCCCGTGATCGTCGATCCGCTCAAGCAGGCGCAGCAACGCGTCGACGCCCTGCGCGCCGCGCGCGGCGCCGCCAGCGATGACGACTTCATGCCGCTCGCGCTCGCCGCGGCCACCCTGCTGCCCGCCGGCACGCTGCAGCTGGCCGCGCTGTCCTACCAGGACGGCCAGCTGACCATCGACGTCGACGACAACGGACGCCCGCCGCCGCCCGCCAACGGCGCGCCGCAACGCCAGGCCACCGCGATGGGCCTGGCGCTGGAAGCCACCCGGACCGGCTGGAAACTGATGCCGGCGCGCCTGGCCGGCGCCCGCACCGACCGCGGGCGCGTCGCACAGGAGCGCCAGCCATGA
- the gspM gene encoding type II secretion system protein GspM: MTARMRNLQRPALPPALLARWLAARQHAAAYWTGLSMRERRLVRGLGGVIVAALLFLVALRPALRDIAQWQDELPLLRTQAAAIDALVQEAQALKREQGKRIAANDMEDALRASLAHAGLGTSPQVGKLEDGKRWRVAVEGVTAAALFDWLAHAPAQLHLRVTQVQLLRPRDSLGRPVPTQVSGTLLLRDGDAPAREVRP, encoded by the coding sequence ATGACGGCCCGCATGCGCAACCTGCAGCGGCCCGCCTTGCCGCCCGCGCTGCTGGCGCGCTGGCTGGCCGCGCGCCAGCATGCGGCGGCGTACTGGACCGGGCTCAGCATGCGCGAGCGCCGCCTGGTGCGGGGCCTGGGCGGCGTCATCGTCGCGGCGCTGCTGTTCCTGGTGGCGTTGCGGCCCGCCTTGCGCGATATCGCGCAGTGGCAGGACGAACTGCCGCTGCTGCGCACCCAGGCCGCCGCCATCGACGCGCTGGTGCAGGAAGCCCAGGCCTTGAAGCGCGAGCAAGGCAAGCGCATCGCCGCCAACGACATGGAAGACGCGCTGCGCGCCAGCCTGGCGCACGCCGGGCTGGGCACGTCCCCCCAGGTCGGCAAGCTGGAGGACGGCAAGCGCTGGCGCGTCGCCGTCGAAGGCGTGACGGCGGCGGCCCTGTTCGACTGGCTGGCGCATGCCCCGGCGCAGCTGCATCTGCGCGTGACGCAGGTCCAGCTGCTGCGGCCGCGCGATTCGCTGGGTCGGCCGGTGCCCACCCAGGTGTCCGGCACGCTGCTGCTGCGCGATGGGGACGCGCCCGCCAGGGAGGTCCGGCCATGA
- the gspN gene encoding type II secretion system protein N translates to MRARRWLLPAGAACVALVAALAVLPARWLLRAFPADGPISVVDASGSVWNGQAQVAVGPPGLRRTLPQAFSWRWHWAAGVGPAAQFTHPWLATPVEVAPGLRGIRLGQGRLNLPADALTAIGAPLNTLEPGGQLALAWPAMDLGALPPGTSPLQLTWTQASSTLVRVQPLGDYQASLSADPQGHLDLRIRTLRGALRVDGQGRDQAGRWRFDGQASPAPDTDTATRDALQPLLSALGNYRNGVSQLRFP, encoded by the coding sequence ATGAGGGCGCGACGCTGGCTGCTGCCCGCTGGCGCGGCATGCGTGGCGCTCGTCGCCGCGCTGGCCGTCCTGCCCGCGCGCTGGCTGCTGCGCGCCTTCCCGGCGGACGGGCCCATCAGCGTCGTCGATGCCTCGGGCAGCGTGTGGAACGGCCAGGCACAGGTCGCGGTCGGTCCGCCCGGCCTGCGCCGCACCCTGCCCCAGGCCTTCAGCTGGCGCTGGCACTGGGCCGCCGGCGTCGGCCCCGCCGCGCAGTTCACCCACCCCTGGCTGGCCACACCCGTGGAAGTGGCGCCCGGGCTGCGCGGCATCCGCCTGGGCCAGGGCCGCCTGAATCTGCCCGCCGATGCGCTGACCGCCATCGGCGCGCCGCTGAACACGCTGGAGCCCGGCGGGCAGCTCGCGCTGGCCTGGCCCGCGATGGACCTGGGCGCCCTGCCGCCGGGCACGTCGCCGCTGCAGCTGACCTGGACGCAAGCGTCATCGACCCTGGTGCGCGTGCAGCCGCTGGGCGACTACCAGGCATCGCTGTCCGCGGACCCGCAGGGCCACCTCGACCTGCGCATACGCACCCTGCGCGGCGCCCTGCGCGTCGACGGCCAAGGCCGCGACCAGGCGGGCCGCTGGCGCTTCGACGGCCAGGCCAGTCCCGCGCCCGACACCGATACCGCCACGCGCGATGCGCTGCAGCCGCTGCTGAGCGCGCTGGGCAACTACCGCAACGGCGTTTCACAACTGCGATTTCCCTGA
- the gspD gene encoding type II secretion system secretin GspD produces MNPPHAPRKRHDATGLVRRIRHAAARPPQRLAPAALAILLALSGCATPDKPAAPPPVPDSPLISAGASQPDMGATRTRRTDTPTAPAPRDLGPLHVRVKVNGKDVDGNAAVPGAAGSENTDPVQLNFVDADLPNVVRAMARYTGRNFVVDPRVKGQLTLVSERPVDPGTAYDMLLGALRMQGVAVIDVNGVSRVVPEADAKLQGVPVSESGQPATTGGLVTRVFRLQYENATNLLPVLRPMIAPNNPINAYPNNNTLVVTDYADNMARIAKVIAEIDNPDSLSADVIPVRYGIASDIAPVVGGMLDTRGGNDPSQQVTVAADPRSNSVLVRASNPARAQLARDLVMRLDNPQSRAGNLHVVYLRNAQAVKLAGVLRGALTGQSDNRGGSAAAPSGGTQGGDYGSNPFRGGTSVMNPSQSTQTQNALGTGANGANASQRFGQNGDGGDRDAQGNAFSVNGATITADPTTNTLIISAPEPLYRSLREVIDELDQRRAQVLVESLIVEVSSDDAAQFGIQWMFGGNGFNGNGSSVFGGTNLNGSGLNLSSSTATTLDALGSGLNVGLVKGTVDALGHQVINLGVLARAMQGRQGTNILSTPNLLTLDNEQASIVVGQTVPFVTGSYVTNSGDGSGNPFQTIEREDVGLTLKLRPQISEGGTVKLDLYQEVSSIDDTATSTAGIITRKRALDTSVLVDDGQIIVLGGLLEDSGTDGTQSVPILGDLPLIGSLFRYTNRHRTKTNLMIFLRPHIVRGTNDSRRLTMDRYDYMQRVQDNARTPHSWPLPDVDSPHLPTLGPDGQPLSSRPLDLRPSSADQTLSQDPPHTVTDTRVYPKTPRQPAPATSMEGLPAVASQLGAGKGNGDAGGQALVLQIARADSQAQAQQIVQRVSSTGLQAYTQVAPGGSGVLVRTRVARDPATAGAAAELLTRLGYQPETIR; encoded by the coding sequence ATGAATCCCCCTCATGCCCCCCGCAAGCGCCACGACGCCACCGGTCTCGTCCGCCGCATCCGCCACGCCGCCGCCCGGCCGCCGCAGCGGCTGGCCCCCGCCGCGCTGGCGATCCTGCTGGCCTTGAGCGGATGTGCAACGCCGGACAAGCCGGCGGCGCCGCCCCCGGTACCGGACAGTCCCCTGATCAGCGCGGGAGCCAGCCAGCCCGACATGGGCGCCACGCGCACACGGCGCACCGACACGCCGACGGCGCCCGCGCCGCGCGACCTGGGCCCTCTGCACGTCCGCGTCAAGGTCAACGGCAAGGACGTCGATGGCAATGCCGCCGTCCCCGGCGCCGCGGGCAGCGAGAACACCGACCCGGTGCAGCTGAATTTCGTCGATGCCGACCTGCCCAACGTGGTGCGCGCCATGGCGCGCTACACCGGGCGCAACTTCGTGGTCGATCCGCGCGTCAAGGGACAGCTGACGCTGGTGTCCGAGCGGCCGGTGGACCCCGGCACCGCGTACGACATGCTGCTGGGGGCGCTGCGCATGCAGGGCGTGGCCGTCATCGACGTCAACGGCGTCAGCCGTGTCGTGCCGGAGGCCGACGCCAAGCTGCAAGGCGTGCCCGTCTCGGAAAGCGGTCAGCCGGCCACCACCGGCGGCCTGGTGACGCGCGTCTTCCGTCTGCAGTACGAGAACGCCACCAACCTGCTGCCCGTGCTGCGGCCGATGATCGCGCCCAACAATCCGATCAACGCCTATCCCAACAACAACACCCTGGTCGTGACGGACTACGCCGACAACATGGCGCGCATCGCCAAGGTGATCGCCGAGATCGACAATCCGGACTCGCTGTCCGCCGACGTCATCCCGGTGCGCTACGGCATCGCGTCCGACATCGCGCCGGTGGTCGGCGGGATGCTGGATACGCGCGGCGGCAACGACCCCAGCCAGCAGGTCACCGTGGCGGCCGATCCGCGCAGCAACAGCGTCCTGGTCCGCGCGTCCAACCCGGCGCGCGCCCAGCTCGCGCGCGACCTGGTGATGCGCCTGGACAACCCGCAAAGCCGGGCCGGCAATCTGCACGTGGTCTACCTGCGCAACGCGCAGGCGGTGAAGCTGGCGGGCGTGCTGCGCGGCGCGCTGACCGGGCAGTCCGACAATCGTGGCGGCAGCGCGGCGGCCCCGTCCGGCGGCACGCAGGGCGGCGACTATGGCAGCAATCCTTTCCGCGGCGGCACCTCGGTGATGAATCCGTCGCAATCGACGCAGACGCAGAACGCGCTGGGCACCGGCGCGAACGGCGCCAACGCATCGCAGCGCTTCGGCCAGAACGGCGACGGCGGCGACCGCGACGCGCAGGGCAACGCGTTTTCCGTCAACGGTGCGACCATCACCGCCGACCCGACCACCAACACGCTGATCATCTCCGCGCCCGAACCGCTCTACCGCAGCCTGCGCGAAGTCATCGACGAGCTGGACCAGCGCCGCGCCCAGGTGCTCGTCGAAAGCCTGATCGTCGAAGTGTCCAGCGACGACGCCGCGCAGTTCGGCATCCAGTGGATGTTCGGCGGCAACGGTTTCAACGGCAACGGCAGTTCGGTGTTCGGCGGCACCAACCTGAACGGCAGCGGCCTGAATCTCTCGTCCAGCACCGCGACCACGCTGGACGCGCTGGGCAGCGGCCTGAACGTGGGGCTGGTCAAGGGCACGGTGGACGCCCTGGGGCACCAGGTCATCAACCTGGGCGTGCTGGCGCGCGCCATGCAGGGCAGGCAGGGCACCAACATCCTGTCGACGCCCAACCTGCTGACGCTGGACAACGAGCAGGCCAGCATCGTCGTCGGCCAGACCGTGCCCTTCGTGACGGGCTCCTACGTGACCAACTCCGGCGACGGCTCGGGCAATCCCTTCCAGACCATCGAACGCGAGGACGTCGGCCTGACCCTGAAGCTGCGGCCGCAGATTTCGGAGGGCGGCACGGTCAAGCTGGACCTGTACCAGGAAGTCAGCAGCATCGACGACACCGCCACCAGTACCGCCGGCATCATCACGCGCAAGCGCGCGCTGGATACCAGCGTGCTGGTCGACGATGGCCAGATCATCGTGCTGGGCGGCCTGCTGGAAGATTCCGGCACCGATGGCACGCAATCGGTGCCGATACTCGGCGACCTGCCCCTGATCGGTTCGCTGTTCCGCTATACCAACCGGCACCGCACCAAGACCAACCTGATGATCTTCCTGCGTCCGCATATCGTGCGCGGCACCAACGACAGCCGCCGCCTGACGATGGACCGCTACGACTACATGCAGCGCGTGCAGGACAACGCGCGAACCCCGCACAGCTGGCCGCTGCCGGACGTCGATTCGCCGCACCTGCCCACGCTGGGCCCGGACGGCCAGCCGCTCTCGTCGCGGCCGCTCGACCTGCGGCCCAGCAGCGCCGACCAGACCCTGAGCCAGGACCCGCCTCACACCGTCACCGATACGCGCGTCTACCCGAAGACCCCGCGCCAGCCAGCGCCCGCGACATCCATGGAAGGCCTGCCCGCCGTGGCCAGCCAGCTCGGCGCCGGCAAGGGCAATGGCGATGCTGGCGGCCAGGCGCTGGTGCTGCAGATCGCCCGCGCCGACTCGCAGGCCCAGGCGCAGCAGATCGTGCAGCGCGTATCGAGCACGGGCCTGCAGGCCTACACCCAGGTCGCCCCCGGCGGCTCGGGCGTACTGGTGCGCACCCGCGTCGCGCGCGATCCGGCGACCGCGGGCGCGGCGGCCGAACTGCTGACCAGGCTGGGCTATCAACCGGAGACCATACGGTAA
- the gspE gene encoding type II secretion system ATPase GspE: MTTLPYAWARAQRALLTIRPEGAQLTFSPRTPDWARAEARRHHPLAQEREIADEELETLLAAAYAQAGDAASVVAASENEIDLDRLMQDIPEIEDLLDTQDDAPVIRMINALFTQAARDGASDIHIEAFETHSMVRYRVDGTLRDVVSPRRALHHALISRIKIMAHLDIAEKRLPQDGRIALRVGGRPIDVRVSTLPTGHGERAVLRLLDKEAGRLRLESLGMAPAVLARLDRLIHQPHGIVLVTGPTGSGKTTTLYASLARLDAGTTNILTVEDPIEYDLPGVSQTQVNARIDLSFATALRAILRQDPDVVMIGEIRDLETAQIAVQASLTGHLVLATLHTNDAVSAITRLTDMGVEPFLLSSSLLGVLAQRLVRRLCPHCRQTAEQEDGRPAWRAVGCAACGHTGYSGRTGIHELFVIDEEIRRLMHDGAGELAMRRAAEAAGMRTMRQDGQRWVDGGETSAEEILRVTRDD; this comes from the coding sequence ATGACCACCCTGCCCTATGCCTGGGCCCGCGCACAGCGCGCCCTGCTGACCATCCGCCCGGAAGGCGCGCAGCTGACGTTCAGCCCGCGCACGCCCGACTGGGCGCGCGCGGAGGCGCGGCGCCATCATCCGCTGGCGCAGGAACGCGAGATCGCCGACGAGGAACTCGAAACGTTGCTGGCGGCCGCCTACGCCCAGGCCGGCGACGCGGCCAGCGTGGTGGCCGCGTCCGAAAACGAGATCGACCTGGACCGGTTGATGCAGGACATCCCGGAAATCGAGGACCTGCTCGACACGCAGGACGACGCGCCCGTCATCCGCATGATCAACGCCCTGTTCACCCAGGCCGCGCGCGACGGCGCCAGCGACATCCACATCGAGGCCTTCGAGACGCATTCGATGGTGCGCTACCGCGTCGATGGCACGCTGCGCGACGTGGTCAGCCCGCGGCGCGCGCTGCATCACGCGCTGATCTCGCGCATCAAGATCATGGCGCATCTGGACATCGCCGAAAAACGCCTGCCGCAGGATGGCCGCATTGCCCTGCGGGTCGGCGGGCGGCCCATCGACGTGCGCGTGTCGACGCTGCCCACCGGCCATGGCGAACGTGCGGTGCTGCGCCTGCTGGACAAGGAAGCCGGCCGCCTGCGCCTGGAAAGCCTGGGCATGGCGCCCGCCGTGCTCGCGCGGCTGGACAGGCTGATCCACCAGCCGCACGGCATCGTGCTGGTCACGGGCCCCACCGGCAGCGGCAAGACCACCACCCTGTACGCATCCCTGGCGCGGCTGGATGCCGGCACCACCAATATCCTGACCGTCGAAGACCCCATCGAATACGACCTGCCCGGCGTCAGCCAGACCCAGGTGAACGCGCGCATCGACCTGAGTTTCGCCACCGCCTTGCGCGCCATCCTGCGGCAGGATCCGGACGTGGTCATGATCGGTGAAATCCGTGACCTGGAAACCGCGCAGATCGCTGTGCAGGCGTCGCTGACCGGACACCTGGTGCTGGCGACGCTGCACACCAACGACGCCGTGTCGGCGATCACGCGCCTGACCGACATGGGCGTCGAGCCCTTCCTGTTGTCATCGTCGCTGCTGGGCGTGCTGGCGCAGCGGCTGGTGCGGCGGCTGTGCCCGCACTGCAGGCAGACGGCCGAACAGGAGGATGGCCGCCCTGCCTGGCGCGCGGTGGGCTGCGCGGCGTGCGGCCACACCGGATACAGCGGCCGTACCGGCATCCACGAACTGTTCGTCATCGACGAGGAAATACGCCGCCTGATGCATGACGGCGCCGGCGAGCTCGCCATGCGCCGCGCCGCCGAGGCCGCCGGCATGCGCACCATGCGGCAGGACGGCCAGCGCTGGGTGGATGGCGGCGAAACCTCCGCCGAGGAAATCCTGCGCGTCACGCGCGACGATTGA
- the gspF gene encoding type II secretion system inner membrane protein GspF: protein MPSYNFEAADATGRLERGMIDADSPRGARNALRARGLTPLDVRDASGRHRPGSARWLGKHLSDVELAWLTRQIASLLAARLPLDAALTATLEQAEKRHVAQALSAVRADVRAGHRLADALASRPRDFPDIYRALVAAGEESGDLSLVMERLATYVEQRNALRGKVLTAFIYPAIVAVVSVGIVFFLLGFVVPQVIGAFNQTHQQLPLITRIMVAMSDIVRDWGAIGVTVAVAAFAAWRWSLRAAPARLRWHARVLRLPMAGRFVLEMNAARFASTLAILSGSGVSLLRALQAAAQTLTNDRLRAAVADATDRVRQGAPLAASLQTQKTFPPLLVHLIGSGERTGELAPMLDRAAATLSADLERRAMAMTALLEPLMILIMGGVVLVIVLAVMMPIIEINQMVQ from the coding sequence ATGCCCTCCTACAACTTCGAAGCCGCCGACGCCACGGGCCGCCTGGAGCGCGGCATGATAGATGCCGACTCGCCGCGCGGCGCGCGCAACGCGCTGCGCGCACGCGGGCTCACGCCGCTGGACGTGCGCGATGCGTCCGGACGCCATCGCCCGGGCTCCGCGCGTTGGCTGGGCAAGCATCTCAGCGACGTCGAGCTCGCCTGGTTGACCCGCCAGATCGCCAGCCTGCTGGCGGCCCGCCTGCCGCTGGACGCGGCGCTGACCGCCACGCTGGAGCAGGCCGAAAAGCGCCACGTCGCGCAGGCGCTGTCCGCCGTGCGCGCCGACGTGCGGGCGGGCCATCGGCTGGCCGACGCGCTGGCGTCGCGGCCGCGCGATTTTCCCGATATCTACCGCGCGCTCGTGGCGGCCGGCGAGGAATCCGGTGACCTGTCGCTGGTCATGGAACGGCTGGCCACCTACGTGGAACAGCGCAACGCCCTGCGCGGCAAGGTGCTGACGGCCTTCATCTACCCCGCCATCGTCGCCGTCGTCTCGGTGGGCATCGTCTTCTTCCTGCTCGGATTCGTGGTGCCGCAGGTCATCGGCGCCTTCAACCAGACGCATCAGCAGTTGCCGCTGATCACCCGCATCATGGTCGCGATGAGCGACATCGTGCGCGATTGGGGCGCCATCGGCGTAACCGTGGCGGTTGCCGCGTTCGCCGCATGGCGCTGGAGCCTGCGGGCCGCCCCCGCCCGCCTGCGCTGGCACGCGCGGGTGCTGCGCCTGCCGATGGCCGGCCGCTTCGTGCTGGAGATGAACGCCGCGCGCTTCGCGTCCACGCTGGCCATCCTGTCGGGCAGCGGCGTCTCGCTGCTGCGCGCCTTGCAGGCCGCGGCGCAGACGCTGACCAACGACCGCCTGCGCGCCGCCGTGGCCGACGCCACCGACCGGGTCCGCCAGGGCGCGCCGCTGGCCGCCTCGCTGCAGACGCAGAAAACCTTTCCGCCGCTGCTGGTGCACCTGATCGGCAGCGGCGAACGCACCGGCGAACTCGCCCCCATGCTGGACCGCGCCGCCGCCACCCTGTCCGCCGACCTGGAAAGGCGCGCCATGGCCATGACCGCGCTGCTGGAACCCTTGATGATCCTGATCATGGGCGGCGTGGTGCTGGTCATCGTGCTGGCGGTGATGATGCCCATCATCGAGATCAACCAGATGGTGCAATGA
- a CDS encoding four-helix bundle copper-binding protein — translation MNPISSSMQLCIDECLRCYQTCIAMAMNHCLEAGGRHVEPEHFRLMMACAEMCRTSAHFMLIGVPHHRHTCADCATICRQCADSCDELDGMDECATMCRRCADACERMADGA, via the coding sequence ATGAATCCCATCTCCTCCAGTATGCAGCTTTGCATCGACGAATGTCTGCGCTGCTATCAAACCTGTATCGCCATGGCGATGAACCACTGCCTGGAAGCGGGCGGCCGCCATGTCGAGCCCGAGCACTTCCGCCTGATGATGGCGTGTGCCGAAATGTGCCGCACGTCCGCGCATTTCATGCTGATCGGCGTGCCCCACCATCGGCACACCTGCGCCGATTGTGCGACGATCTGCCGCCAATGCGCCGATAGCTGCGACGAGCTGGACGGCATGGACGAGTGCGCGACGATGTGCCGGCGCTGCGCGGACGCCTGCGAACGGATGGCCGACGGGGCCTGA
- a CDS encoding YrbL family protein — protein sequence MSTLPPEWSCKTAAGQDVVLVLAEKIGAGHDREVWRHPLNRALGVKVAKPQHERAQNDIDLHYSVHLERSGVKGPHLPRVHGWVKTNRGRGLVVDLVQRPDGTPCPTLSQALRSGLISEMEAVGLVYEACDWLIRNNVILADYGIDNFLVRESSVAGRAYLVFVDGLGTRHFDFKYWARCRFTALEQWAARHKARSFREKTLDMLRDRSSRLWVPKKKQCVPV from the coding sequence ATGAGCACACTTCCTCCGGAGTGGTCGTGCAAGACCGCCGCGGGTCAGGACGTCGTGTTGGTTCTTGCCGAGAAGATAGGCGCCGGCCACGATCGTGAGGTCTGGCGCCATCCCTTGAACCGCGCGCTAGGGGTCAAGGTGGCGAAGCCACAGCACGAACGGGCGCAGAACGACATCGACCTGCACTACAGCGTCCACCTGGAACGGTCGGGCGTCAAAGGGCCGCACCTGCCGCGCGTGCACGGCTGGGTGAAGACGAACCGCGGACGCGGCCTGGTGGTGGACCTGGTGCAGCGGCCGGACGGCACGCCCTGTCCGACCTTGTCGCAGGCCTTGCGCAGCGGCCTGATCAGCGAAATGGAAGCCGTGGGCCTGGTCTACGAGGCCTGCGACTGGCTGATCCGCAATAACGTGATCCTGGCCGACTATGGCATCGACAACTTCCTGGTGCGGGAGTCGTCGGTGGCCGGGCGCGCCTATCTGGTGTTCGTCGACGGGCTGGGCACGCGGCACTTCGACTTCAAGTACTGGGCCCGCTGCAGGTTCACGGCGCTGGAGCAATGGGCCGCGCGGCACAAGGCCCGATCGTTTCGCGAAAAAACGCTGGACATGCTGCGCGACCGGTCAAGCCGGCTCTGGGTGCCCAAGAAAAAGCAGTGCGTGCCGGTTTGA
- the ssb gene encoding single-stranded DNA-binding protein, whose product MASVNKVILVGNLGRDPEVRYSPEGSAICNLSVATTSQWKDKASGERREETEWHRVVMYNRLAEIAGEYLKKGRSVYIEGRLKTRKWQDKDTGADRYSTEVVADQMQMLGGREGGEGGGGFGGGGGGGGYDDAPQRAPRQQAQRPAPQRPASPPAGGGGGGAANLTDMDDDIPF is encoded by the coding sequence ATGGCATCTGTCAATAAAGTCATCCTCGTCGGCAACCTCGGGCGCGATCCCGAAGTGCGCTACAGCCCCGAAGGCAGCGCCATCTGCAATCTGTCCGTCGCGACGACGTCGCAGTGGAAGGACAAGGCCTCCGGCGAGCGGCGCGAAGAAACCGAATGGCATCGCGTCGTCATGTACAACCGCCTGGCGGAAATTGCCGGTGAATACCTCAAGAAGGGCCGCTCGGTCTATATCGAAGGCCGCCTGAAGACCCGCAAGTGGCAGGACAAGGACACCGGCGCCGACCGCTACAGCACCGAAGTCGTGGCCGACCAGATGCAGATGCTGGGCGGCCGTGAAGGCGGCGAAGGCGGCGGTGGTTTCGGCGGCGGCGGCGGTGGCGGTGGATATGACGACGCGCCGCAACGCGCCCCGCGCCAGCAGGCCCAGCGCCCGGCGCCGCAGCGTCCGGCCAGCCCGCCCGCCGGCGGCGGTGGCGGCGGCGCGGCGAACCTGACGGACATGGACGACGATATTCCGTTCTGA
- a CDS encoding MFS transporter, producing the protein MPSRLRLQLTPNERRTSIALAGLFACRMLGLFLLLPVFAVAARGLPGGNDPAKVGLAMGIYGLTQAVLQIPFGLASDRWGRRPVVLLGLVLFIVGSVICALSPNVFWITIGRAVQGAGAISAAITAWIADATRDEVRTRAMAMVGASIGVSFAVSLVAAPLLTGWWGLPGLFWTIACLGVLSFAVARWWVPVAPLSGNRAMRGARPSQVLLHGDLLRLNFGVFCLHLIQVSLFVVVPALMARLDGLDVHDLWEIYLPVIVVSFVLMVPVVFVAEKYRAHRGALVGAVAGLIVVLGLMRWGQGSFHAMLVLLTLFFVMFNVLEALQPSLVSRVAPAAYKGLALGFYNTSQAAGLFCGGALGGILAAHAGPGAVFLTVAGLSVVWLAATWGLKPLG; encoded by the coding sequence ATGCCGTCACGCCTCCGCCTTCAGCTGACCCCCAACGAAAGACGCACCAGCATCGCCCTGGCAGGACTGTTTGCCTGCCGTATGTTGGGGCTGTTTCTGCTTTTGCCAGTGTTCGCGGTGGCCGCGCGCGGCCTGCCCGGCGGCAACGATCCGGCCAAGGTCGGGCTGGCGATGGGCATCTACGGGCTGACGCAGGCGGTGCTGCAGATACCGTTCGGGCTGGCGTCGGACCGCTGGGGCCGGCGTCCGGTGGTGCTGCTGGGCCTGGTGCTGTTCATCGTGGGCAGCGTGATCTGTGCCCTGTCCCCAAATGTTTTCTGGATCACCATCGGCCGCGCGGTACAGGGCGCCGGGGCGATTTCCGCCGCCATCACTGCCTGGATCGCCGATGCGACGCGCGACGAGGTCCGCACCCGCGCGATGGCCATGGTCGGCGCGTCCATCGGCGTGTCCTTCGCCGTGTCGCTGGTCGCCGCGCCGCTGCTGACCGGCTGGTGGGGGTTGCCGGGGCTGTTCTGGACCATCGCCTGCCTGGGCGTGCTCAGCTTCGCCGTGGCGCGCTGGTGGGTGCCTGTCGCGCCCTTGAGCGGCAACCGCGCCATGCGCGGCGCCAGGCCGTCCCAGGTGCTGCTGCATGGCGACCTGCTGCGGCTGAACTTCGGCGTGTTCTGCCTGCACCTGATCCAGGTGTCGCTGTTCGTGGTCGTGCCCGCGCTGATGGCCCGGCTGGACGGCCTGGACGTGCACGACCTGTGGGAAATCTACCTGCCCGTCATCGTGGTGTCCTTCGTGCTGATGGTGCCGGTGGTGTTCGTGGCCGAGAAGTATCGCGCGCACCGCGGCGCGCTGGTCGGCGCGGTGGCGGGATTGATCGTGGTGCTGGGGCTGATGCGCTGGGGGCAGGGCAGTTTCCACGCCATGCTGGTGCTGCTGACCCTGTTCTTCGTGATGTTCAACGTGCTGGAAGCCCTGCAGCCGTCGCTGGTCTCGCGCGTCGCGCCGGCCGCGTACAAGGGGCTGGCGCTGGGCTTCTACAACACGTCCCAGGCGGCCGGCCTGTTCTGCGGCGGGGCGCTGGGCGGGATACTGGCTGCCCATGCGGGGCCGGGCGCCGTGTTCCTGACGGTCGCCGGTCTTTCGGTGGTGTGGCTGGCGGCCACCTGGGGCTTGAAACCGCTGGGCTGA